The following proteins are co-located in the Maridesulfovibrio sp. genome:
- a CDS encoding BPL-N domain-containing protein codes for MSSIYILWDDSHIWGLLVKRALEAWNIDHELVRGHQIAQGLLSGKPPAALIVPGGWAKGKAKHLGGPGIVEIQKYVGEGGNYLGFCGGAGLGLSGAGGLCLSCWQRKGFENRLHHFLSGHINVKLDQSNPLVPDSLGENALIPVWWPGQFSPNKCDSTTALGRYREPGNDFWVADLCISSLPEGTLNDWHNMYGISLLPEFLHDRPAVVCGQTGKGKFILSYPHLETPASAQANIWLSHILDRMLGQKTQDRPTLPAWELAETPTNWEDPDLVSVRKSLEKIIATGQGHFLLFWRNPWLLGWRRGIPGAALNSLYALICKVTSLEPNDASIEMWNSCKGEFMKYMSIFEEGVTGYLLAERFAMTMRTLEPHSIFPKALREQRNGLFGPPPGAGGIYAKLLSILEELVWTMHKAK; via the coding sequence ATGTCAAGTATCTATATATTATGGGACGACTCCCACATCTGGGGGCTGCTGGTCAAAAGAGCCCTTGAAGCATGGAACATCGACCACGAACTTGTGCGTGGGCATCAAATAGCGCAAGGACTGCTTTCAGGCAAGCCTCCAGCAGCACTTATCGTCCCCGGCGGTTGGGCCAAGGGCAAGGCAAAGCACCTTGGCGGACCGGGCATCGTTGAAATCCAGAAATATGTCGGTGAAGGCGGCAACTACCTCGGCTTTTGCGGCGGCGCAGGACTGGGCCTTTCCGGTGCCGGAGGCCTGTGCTTAAGCTGCTGGCAACGCAAGGGTTTTGAAAACAGGCTGCATCATTTTTTAAGCGGACACATCAACGTAAAGCTTGACCAATCCAACCCGCTGGTTCCGGACAGTCTCGGTGAAAACGCCCTGATTCCGGTCTGGTGGCCGGGACAGTTCTCTCCAAACAAATGCGATTCCACAACCGCCCTTGGCCGCTACCGTGAACCGGGAAATGACTTCTGGGTGGCTGACCTATGTATCAGTTCCCTGCCTGAAGGGACTCTCAATGACTGGCATAATATGTACGGCATCTCCCTGCTTCCGGAATTTCTTCACGACCGTCCGGCCGTTGTTTGTGGACAGACCGGAAAAGGTAAATTCATATTAAGCTATCCGCACCTTGAGACCCCTGCTTCAGCGCAGGCCAACATCTGGCTGTCACACATCCTTGACCGCATGTTAGGGCAGAAGACACAGGACCGCCCCACTCTTCCGGCATGGGAACTGGCAGAGACCCCCACCAATTGGGAAGACCCGGACCTTGTTTCCGTTCGCAAATCACTGGAAAAGATTATCGCCACCGGACAGGGCCACTTCCTGCTCTTCTGGCGCAACCCATGGCTGCTCGGCTGGAGACGGGGAATTCCCGGGGCAGCATTAAACAGCCTTTATGCACTTATCTGCAAAGTAACTTCGTTGGAACCGAATGATGCTTCCATTGAAATGTGGAATTCATGCAAAGGTGAATTCATGAAGTACATGTCCATATTTGAAGAAGGAGTGACCGGGTACCTACTTGCTGAACGTTTCGCCATGACCATGCGCACTCTAGAGCCTCATTCGATATTTCCAAAAGCCTTGCGCGAGCAACGCAACGGTCTGTTCGGACCTCCTCCCGGAGCAGGTGGAATCTATGCAAAGCTGCTTTCCATTCTGGAGGAGCTTGTCTGGACGATGCATAAAGCAAAATAA
- a CDS encoding FapA family protein — MTDQATSARGADLRNKRDETIAEGRDAALKFKVTPDKMAAFISAYTPAEGNGRPLSLELMQAELERSGIGGELDHDGAMFALKRAGEGKSILNVALVRAQYPQNAEDGQIITDADLDFPVLPGMEFGKLSKATPASPGKNLDGEAIPADDTHTPTPITLADAEICNCILNPESGRLIAETYGLVKIEEQQVRIEPLIKVSEDLMKVSTKLYPHDCFGCRYDLSALEPTLQSMGLSRPLQHVAGQTAIKKARETGAAQKVVIITGTEPVPGRDGYFEYDREDISTSSIGTAGEDDRIDFKDRGVHPMVSPGDIIGKIHPPVEGKAGEDVYGRLTPPPGGNPLEIKTGEHVAPLPDGITYKATSTGIVQFQDNILAVKDVLETKGDVDYSTGNIKLEKGSVHVNGSIREGFTVEVPDHIVVSDSIEGASVTAGGDIEVKGGLVMSGKGLIKAEGVITAQFASNARIECGEEIIIKHEMSNCLIRCKGSVSAIGGKGIIQGGVVTSRVGIEANEIGSEIGVKTIVSITAKQKVNNKLLKERDDLRERLLKINSAIGQGDNESILRSTPAAKQEQMKQILLMRGRIKIKLKEIRKQLSQELNDYYKSLEKLSIRVHRKVHPGVEIKIGGKTVQIKKPTPRMKFRFDAEERTIIATKF, encoded by the coding sequence ATGACTGACCAAGCGACTTCTGCACGGGGAGCAGACCTTCGCAACAAGCGGGATGAAACTATTGCTGAAGGCCGTGATGCTGCGCTGAAATTTAAGGTTACCCCGGATAAAATGGCAGCCTTCATTTCTGCCTATACTCCTGCAGAAGGTAACGGAAGACCACTCTCTCTGGAATTGATGCAGGCAGAGCTGGAACGTTCCGGAATCGGCGGAGAGCTTGACCACGACGGAGCCATGTTCGCCCTTAAAAGAGCAGGCGAAGGGAAAAGCATACTCAATGTAGCCCTTGTGCGGGCCCAGTACCCTCAAAATGCTGAAGACGGCCAGATCATAACTGACGCCGACCTTGATTTCCCGGTTCTGCCGGGAATGGAATTCGGAAAATTGAGTAAAGCCACTCCGGCTTCTCCCGGCAAAAACCTTGACGGAGAAGCAATCCCCGCAGACGACACCCATACCCCCACACCGATAACTCTCGCTGACGCAGAAATCTGCAACTGTATTCTTAATCCGGAAAGCGGAAGGCTTATCGCCGAAACATACGGACTGGTTAAAATTGAAGAGCAGCAGGTAAGGATTGAGCCCCTCATCAAGGTTTCAGAAGACCTGATGAAAGTTTCCACCAAGCTTTATCCCCACGACTGTTTCGGTTGCAGATACGATCTCAGCGCCCTTGAACCGACTTTGCAGTCAATGGGACTTTCCCGCCCGCTGCAACATGTCGCAGGCCAAACGGCTATAAAGAAGGCCCGCGAGACCGGTGCTGCACAGAAAGTCGTAATTATAACCGGAACTGAACCTGTTCCCGGCCGGGACGGATATTTTGAATATGACCGCGAAGATATTTCCACCAGCTCAATTGGTACCGCCGGAGAGGACGACCGTATAGATTTCAAAGATCGCGGAGTTCATCCTATGGTCTCACCCGGAGATATCATCGGGAAAATCCACCCTCCAGTTGAAGGAAAGGCAGGCGAAGACGTATACGGACGCCTGACTCCTCCTCCCGGCGGCAACCCCCTTGAGATAAAAACCGGAGAACATGTTGCTCCCCTGCCGGATGGCATCACTTACAAAGCCACCTCCACCGGAATAGTCCAGTTTCAGGACAACATTCTGGCAGTCAAGGATGTTCTGGAAACCAAAGGTGACGTTGATTACTCAACCGGAAATATCAAGCTTGAAAAAGGCTCGGTCCATGTAAACGGCTCCATACGTGAAGGCTTCACGGTGGAAGTCCCGGACCATATAGTTGTTTCGGATTCCATTGAAGGGGCCAGTGTCACTGCCGGAGGAGATATCGAAGTCAAAGGCGGACTGGTCATGTCCGGAAAGGGACTGATCAAAGCGGAAGGAGTCATAACAGCTCAGTTTGCATCCAACGCTCGCATTGAATGCGGAGAGGAAATCATCATCAAGCATGAGATGAGCAACTGCCTGATCCGCTGCAAAGGTTCGGTCAGTGCTATAGGCGGAAAGGGAATTATTCAAGGTGGAGTGGTGACTTCACGTGTAGGCATTGAAGCTAATGAAATCGGCTCTGAAATCGGCGTAAAAACCATTGTCAGTATTACCGCCAAGCAAAAAGTAAACAATAAACTGCTGAAGGAAAGGGATGATTTGCGGGAACGGCTTTTAAAGATCAACTCCGCCATCGGTCAGGGGGATAATGAATCCATCCTCAGATCAACTCCCGCAGCCAAGCAGGAACAGATGAAGCAGATCCTGTTGATGCGCGGGCGCATAAAGATCAAGCTTAAAGAAATCCGCAAACAGCTCTCGCAAGAACTTAATGATTACTACAAGTCTCTTGAAAAGCTCTCCATCCGGGTCCACCGGAAAGTTCATCCCGGCGTAGAAATCAAGATCGGCGGAAAGACCGTACAGATCAAAAAGCCCACTCCTAGAATGAAATTCCGCTTTGATGCAGAAGAGCGGACAATCATTGCCACCAAATTTTAG
- the truA gene encoding tRNA pseudouridine(38-40) synthase TruA — MQRIKLIIAYDGTNFCGWQLQPELRTVQGELEKAITRITGTSVRVHGSGRTDSGVHAYGQVVHFDVDDTRVTVPWQRALNSLLPDDVTVLDAEFVTPDFHSRFNALRKTYTYTLWLENNFFLPWRRHYVWKCGPLDLKAVDRSMQFFLGEHDFAAFQNTGTPVSSTVRTIFDFKRYPGQSEHEMVLEVCGSGFLKQMVRNMVGCLVEVGRGKAEPETVRLLLQMKDRTAAPATAPAQGLCMAGVYYGETGSGGTDTGRNQAHNSGINGEV, encoded by the coding sequence TTGCAAAGAATCAAACTCATCATTGCCTATGATGGCACCAATTTCTGCGGCTGGCAGTTGCAGCCTGAACTGCGCACTGTGCAGGGCGAATTAGAAAAAGCCATAACACGTATTACCGGGACTTCGGTACGGGTGCACGGTTCCGGGCGTACTGACAGCGGAGTACATGCTTACGGGCAGGTGGTTCATTTTGATGTGGATGATACCCGCGTAACTGTCCCATGGCAGCGCGCGCTTAACTCTTTGCTTCCCGATGATGTGACTGTGCTGGACGCTGAATTTGTCACTCCTGATTTTCATTCCCGTTTCAACGCTCTCCGCAAGACCTATACTTATACCTTGTGGCTGGAGAATAATTTTTTTCTGCCTTGGCGCAGGCACTATGTTTGGAAATGCGGTCCTCTTGATCTTAAGGCTGTCGACCGTTCCATGCAGTTCTTTCTTGGCGAGCACGATTTTGCTGCCTTTCAGAATACCGGTACCCCGGTAAGTTCCACCGTACGCACAATCTTTGATTTTAAACGTTACCCCGGCCAAAGCGAACATGAAATGGTTCTTGAGGTCTGCGGTTCCGGTTTTCTGAAGCAGATGGTCCGCAATATGGTCGGCTGTCTGGTGGAAGTCGGGCGGGGTAAAGCCGAACCCGAAACTGTCCGATTATTATTACAGATGAAGGATAGAACTGCGGCCCCGGCTACAGCTCCTGCTCAGGGGCTATGTATGGCCGGTGTCTACTATGGAGAAACGGGTAGTGGCGGAACTGACACTGGACGGAACCAAGCTCATAACAGCGGAATCAACGGAGAAGTCTGA
- the fliJ gene encoding flagellar export protein FliJ, whose product MAKPFAFKLEKVLEFREQAEEQARFALAEALRLHQEQKKKLWAVEEKIVAHQKKKYDNLSANDMWLWQQYDMALKEDLHAAQLRLKQLALNLQKCRAEAVTKSKDRKLLEKLKENQAKKYHEEESLKEQKEYDEMATIRFKPENF is encoded by the coding sequence ATGGCCAAGCCTTTTGCATTTAAACTTGAAAAGGTTCTGGAGTTCAGGGAACAGGCGGAAGAGCAGGCCCGGTTTGCTCTTGCGGAAGCCCTGCGCCTGCATCAGGAGCAAAAGAAGAAGCTTTGGGCTGTAGAAGAAAAGATCGTCGCCCACCAGAAAAAGAAATATGACAATCTTTCAGCTAATGATATGTGGCTCTGGCAGCAGTATGACATGGCCCTCAAAGAGGATCTTCATGCTGCCCAGCTTCGCTTGAAACAGTTGGCCCTTAACTTGCAAAAATGTCGTGCAGAAGCTGTTACTAAGTCAAAAGATCGTAAATTGCTCGAAAAGCTAAAAGAAAATCAGGCGAAGAAATATCATGAAGAAGAAAGTCTCAAAGAACAAAAAGAGTACGACGAAATGGCAACAATTCGCTTCAAACCTGAAAATTTCTAA
- a CDS encoding methyl-accepting chemotaxis protein: MFTVSMQFDSTAEDSYRKTAGQELKLINNYIAEILKKAENVSRFVAGLDETKNAMGRWTKYFKLDGPSKPAQYATDQTEIMVNRLANDLMKANPAFAYVYLGFEDGGYTQDGTDTLKNDYDPRKRPWYKQGKSSPNESTLLSAYMTTEGFPNIGMVTKIKDKSGSFIGVSAVDISLGDLTKIINNLKIGETGFVVLVQGDGTILADPKTPENNFKKIDDIDNAALKAAYRSKTSWLESLEFNGEKFSAEVYRSKETGWSMIAFLPHAEIYAASKEANLTMLTIAAVAAIVFGLLGALLVNSRLVRPIHAMGEFAKQIAGGNYEAKPEDVSYKAELRDLLDNLQSMTGELVETISLADDKTREAEEKTLQAEEALAEAEEATRRAETAKRDGMLQAAGQLEEIVERISSSSTQLSANIEESRGGSAMQRERAAENATAMEEMNATVLEVAANASKSSEEAERARKEAVHGSEIVDRVVSAVSKLKTESEKLAVEMGQLGEKAESISSVMSVITDIADQTNLLALNAAIEAARAGEAGRGFAVVADEVRKLAEKTVSATSEVGGAIGSIQQSSRNSINTMNETSDMVDSTTTLVNEAGDALKSILDIIELVAEQVRSIATAAEQQSAASEEINMSTSEINRIADENFNAMEQSADAMANLAELSNMLNNLIEDLKKS, from the coding sequence ATGTTTACTGTATCTATGCAGTTCGACAGTACAGCTGAAGATTCTTACAGAAAAACCGCCGGTCAGGAATTAAAACTGATTAACAATTACATTGCCGAAATTCTGAAGAAGGCAGAAAACGTCAGTCGGTTTGTTGCCGGATTGGATGAGACTAAAAATGCCATGGGCAGGTGGACAAAATATTTCAAGCTTGATGGTCCCAGCAAACCTGCTCAGTATGCGACAGATCAAACCGAAATCATGGTTAACCGCCTAGCCAATGATCTGATGAAAGCCAATCCTGCTTTTGCATACGTATACCTTGGTTTTGAAGATGGCGGTTATACTCAGGACGGTACAGATACGCTGAAGAATGATTATGACCCGCGTAAGCGCCCTTGGTACAAACAGGGCAAGAGCTCTCCAAACGAGTCGACCCTTCTTTCGGCATACATGACTACGGAGGGTTTTCCGAATATCGGTATGGTGACCAAGATTAAAGACAAGAGCGGTAGTTTCATAGGTGTTTCCGCGGTAGATATTTCACTGGGTGACCTGACCAAGATTATCAATAATCTTAAAATCGGAGAAACGGGTTTTGTTGTGCTGGTGCAGGGTGATGGAACTATTCTGGCCGACCCTAAAACTCCTGAAAACAATTTCAAAAAGATTGATGATATTGATAATGCTGCTTTGAAGGCAGCTTACCGCTCCAAAACCAGTTGGCTTGAGTCTTTGGAATTCAACGGAGAGAAGTTTTCTGCCGAAGTTTATCGTTCAAAAGAGACTGGCTGGAGCATGATCGCATTTTTGCCCCACGCGGAGATTTATGCGGCTTCCAAAGAAGCGAATTTGACCATGCTCACAATTGCTGCTGTGGCGGCTATTGTTTTCGGATTACTGGGAGCATTGCTCGTCAATTCCCGTCTTGTCCGGCCTATCCATGCCATGGGTGAGTTTGCCAAGCAGATTGCCGGCGGAAATTATGAAGCAAAACCGGAAGATGTATCATATAAAGCTGAACTTCGTGATCTGCTCGATAACCTGCAGTCCATGACCGGGGAGTTGGTTGAAACAATTTCCCTTGCCGATGACAAGACCCGGGAAGCTGAAGAGAAAACCCTGCAGGCCGAAGAGGCCTTGGCTGAAGCTGAAGAAGCTACTCGCAGGGCTGAAACAGCAAAGCGTGATGGAATGTTGCAGGCGGCCGGACAACTTGAGGAGATTGTAGAACGTATTTCGTCTTCTTCAACTCAGCTTTCAGCAAATATTGAAGAGTCGAGGGGCGGTTCGGCAATGCAGCGTGAGCGTGCTGCGGAAAATGCCACGGCAATGGAAGAGATGAACGCGACTGTATTGGAAGTTGCAGCTAATGCTTCGAAAAGTTCTGAAGAGGCTGAGCGCGCAAGAAAAGAAGCTGTTCATGGTTCCGAAATTGTAGACAGGGTAGTGAGCGCAGTCAGCAAACTCAAGACGGAGTCGGAAAAACTGGCTGTCGAGATGGGACAACTGGGTGAGAAAGCGGAGTCTATCAGCAGTGTCATGAGTGTGATTACTGACATTGCGGATCAAACCAACCTGTTGGCTTTGAATGCAGCCATTGAGGCGGCCAGGGCCGGGGAAGCAGGGCGGGGGTTTGCCGTTGTTGCCGATGAAGTTCGTAAGCTGGCGGAAAAAACAGTGAGTGCCACTTCGGAAGTTGGTGGAGCTATCGGTTCCATTCAGCAGTCTTCAAGAAATTCGATCAATACCATGAACGAGACAAGTGATATGGTCGATTCTACAACCACTCTGGTCAATGAAGCCGGGGATGCTTTGAAGTCTATCCTTGATATTATTGAGCTGGTTGCAGAGCAGGTCAGATCCATTGCTACTGCAGCGGAGCAGCAGAGTGCTGCATCTGAAGAGATCAATATGTCCACATCTGAAATCAACCGCATTGCGGATGAGAACTTCAACGCCATGGAACAGTCCGCAGATGCTATGGCTAATCTGGCTGAGCTTTCCAATATGCTTAATAATTTGATTGAAGACTTGAAGAAGTCATAG
- a CDS encoding ferredoxin: protein MAKKVVIDQDECIGCETCVELCPEVFALDSEGEKAEVIKEDAVDLECVLESIDTCPVECISIE from the coding sequence ATGGCTAAAAAGGTAGTGATTGATCAGGACGAGTGTATTGGTTGCGAAACCTGCGTAGAGCTTTGCCCTGAAGTTTTTGCTCTGGATTCCGAAGGAGAAAAGGCTGAAGTAATCAAAGAGGATGCTGTTGATCTCGAATGCGTACTTGAATCAATTGATACGTGTCCGGTGGAATGTATTTCTATTGAATAA
- a CDS encoding transporter substrate-binding domain-containing protein has protein sequence MFKALQKVLDTVYVLVLSIIKVAFYKIGEVLVLVKWFELNRIQVISVALAALILFFWLRAGAAAEIVTVATGEWEPYVSEADGGGGICADIVKAVFAAQEIKAELHFYPWKRALWSLKQAAVDGSFPWVKRADREQAFLYSDPIYEMQASLFYLKKRFEEPVTISSEGKGKYLVGVPLGYELGNDLRQMGFRCESVPCISNGFEMLLKGRIDFLLESDAVGRFLINKVYTDHVSDFGEIAAPLKSESLYLLFCKKKKNSKYLFKMFNQGLKKIKESGTYAKLIEKY, from the coding sequence TTGTTTAAGGCATTGCAAAAGGTTTTAGACACGGTGTATGTGCTTGTGCTATCAATTATTAAAGTCGCGTTCTATAAAATCGGTGAGGTATTAGTGTTGGTAAAGTGGTTTGAATTGAACCGTATTCAAGTAATCAGCGTTGCATTGGCTGCGTTGATACTTTTCTTTTGGCTCCGAGCTGGAGCAGCGGCTGAGATTGTGACTGTTGCAACCGGAGAGTGGGAGCCCTATGTCTCGGAAGCTGATGGGGGGGGCGGGATTTGTGCCGATATTGTGAAGGCTGTTTTTGCTGCGCAAGAGATAAAGGCTGAATTACATTTTTATCCATGGAAAAGGGCCTTGTGGAGTTTAAAGCAGGCAGCAGTCGATGGATCCTTTCCTTGGGTCAAGCGAGCTGATAGAGAGCAGGCTTTTTTATACTCTGACCCAATCTATGAAATGCAAGCGTCACTGTTTTACTTGAAAAAGAGATTTGAAGAGCCCGTCACTATTTCCAGTGAAGGTAAGGGTAAATATTTGGTCGGCGTTCCTTTGGGGTATGAGCTTGGTAACGATTTAAGACAAATGGGATTTAGGTGTGAATCGGTGCCGTGTATCAGTAATGGTTTTGAAATGCTGCTTAAAGGGCGTATTGATTTTTTACTGGAAAGTGACGCTGTCGGACGGTTTTTGATAAATAAAGTATACACCGATCATGTTTCGGATTTTGGTGAAATTGCTGCCCCGTTAAAATCAGAAAGTCTTTACTTGTTGTTTTGTAAGAAAAAGAAGAATTCAAAATATCTGTTCAAAATGTTCAACCAAGGATTAAAAAAAATTAAAGAGAGTGGCACATACGCTAAACTGATTGAAAAATATTAA
- a CDS encoding ABC transporter ATP-binding protein yields MSEPILELRDVHAGYGSIKALKGISIKVMEGEIVSIIGANGAGKSTTLMTICNIVKASAGEIYYKGECINKIASDNLPSMGLCQVPEGRRIFPRLTIEENLDMGAFFRNDNEIADDMERVFAMFPILRERRRQAGGTLSGGEQQMLAIGRALMSRPKVLLLDEPSLGLAPLIVKQIFDIINEINKLGTTIILVEQNAKVALSMAHRGYVLETGNVVMEDEALKLLNNPDIQKAYLGE; encoded by the coding sequence ATGTCAGAACCTATATTAGAACTTCGTGATGTCCATGCAGGATATGGCAGTATCAAGGCCCTGAAAGGTATCAGTATCAAGGTTATGGAAGGGGAGATCGTTTCCATTATCGGTGCAAACGGTGCCGGAAAATCCACGACCCTGATGACTATCTGCAATATCGTCAAAGCCTCTGCCGGTGAGATTTACTACAAGGGTGAATGCATCAATAAGATCGCTTCCGATAATTTGCCTTCCATGGGACTTTGTCAGGTTCCTGAAGGGCGGCGTATTTTCCCCCGGCTGACCATTGAGGAAAACCTCGATATGGGGGCGTTTTTCCGTAACGATAATGAAATTGCCGATGATATGGAGCGGGTTTTTGCCATGTTTCCCATCCTGCGTGAAAGACGCAGGCAGGCAGGTGGAACATTGTCCGGGGGAGAGCAGCAGATGCTGGCTATAGGGCGTGCTCTTATGAGTCGGCCCAAGGTTCTTCTTTTGGATGAACCCTCTCTTGGTCTAGCACCGCTTATCGTTAAGCAGATTTTTGACATCATCAATGAAATCAATAAGCTTGGAACGACGATAATTTTGGTGGAGCAGAACGCAAAGGTGGCTCTCAGTATGGCTCATCGTGGCTATGTTCTAGAAACCGGGAATGTTGTCATGGAAGATGAGGCTTTGAAGCTTCTGAATAACCCGGATATCCAAAAGGCATATCTCGGCGAATAA
- the livM gene encoding high-affinity branched-chain amino acid ABC transporter permease LivM, with the protein MIWLFILLWPLLGVKPEGLEVATTFSVWWKIAVSCSSVLVLYQLNRVGAFNFIAKPAEAAVGGVKKATSTLPFAVWAFAILAFAVAYPHLFGRYAQDVAINCMIYICLGLGLNVVVGLAGMLDLGYIAFYGLGAYTYALLSIHYKLAFWLCLPLSAGVAGLGACIIGYCSMRMRGDYLAIVTLGFAEIVRMVLNNWMSLTNGPNGITGIKSPGAYWPDFANGFSLEHLWLKKLSLIYYVILALVVFTIIAVYRLNHSRIGRAWEAIREDETAAEVMGIPTFYMKLLGYCTGACFGGMAGAFYAARMRFVSPESFTFLESAMVLSMVVLGGMGSIPGVILGALALIALPEIFRDFELYRMLVFGGVMTLMMLFRPQGLLPPKRRMKAEKD; encoded by the coding sequence ATGATCTGGCTGTTCATCCTGCTCTGGCCCTTGCTCGGAGTAAAGCCTGAGGGGCTGGAGGTAGCAACCACCTTTTCGGTCTGGTGGAAGATTGCTGTGAGCTGCTCATCTGTCCTTGTACTCTATCAGCTGAACAGAGTCGGAGCATTTAATTTTATTGCCAAGCCTGCCGAGGCAGCAGTGGGGGGAGTGAAAAAGGCAACCTCGACACTGCCGTTTGCAGTCTGGGCTTTTGCTATACTGGCATTTGCAGTTGCTTACCCGCATCTTTTCGGACGCTATGCACAGGATGTGGCTATTAACTGTATGATTTACATCTGTCTCGGCCTCGGCCTGAATGTGGTTGTAGGTCTGGCCGGTATGCTTGATCTTGGTTACATCGCTTTTTACGGCCTTGGTGCATATACCTATGCCTTGCTTTCGATCCACTACAAGCTTGCTTTCTGGCTCTGTCTGCCTCTCAGTGCAGGTGTAGCCGGACTAGGTGCCTGCATCATCGGTTATTGTTCCATGCGCATGCGTGGTGACTATCTGGCCATTGTCACACTCGGTTTTGCTGAAATCGTGCGTATGGTGCTCAATAACTGGATGAGCCTGACCAACGGTCCCAACGGGATTACCGGGATTAAGTCTCCGGGTGCATACTGGCCTGATTTTGCAAATGGATTCAGCCTTGAACATCTCTGGCTTAAAAAGCTGTCTCTTATTTATTATGTAATATTGGCCTTGGTGGTCTTCACCATTATTGCGGTTTACCGTTTGAACCATTCCCGTATCGGACGTGCATGGGAAGCCATCCGTGAGGATGAGACTGCTGCCGAGGTCATGGGAATTCCCACTTTCTACATGAAGCTGCTGGGTTATTGTACAGGAGCATGTTTCGGCGGTATGGCCGGTGCCTTCTACGCGGCACGTATGCGTTTTGTCAGTCCGGAATCATTTACCTTCCTTGAATCTGCAATGGTTCTTTCCATGGTTGTTCTCGGTGGTATGGGCTCCATCCCCGGGGTTATCCTCGGTGCGTTGGCCCTGATTGCCCTGCCTGAGATTTTCAGGGATTTCGAACTATACCGCATGCTTGTTTTTGGTGGCGTCATGACTTTAATGATGCTCTTCAGGCCGCAGGGGCTGCTGCCTCCCAAACGTAGAATGAAGGCGGAAAAGGATTAA
- a CDS encoding branched-chain amino acid ABC transporter permease: MEYFFQQLINGITLGSVYALIALGYTMVYGIIQLINFAHGEFFAAGGYVGVIFMSYLLGQGAPAWVCLSGSLILAMAYCAMLAMAVEKVAYKPLRSSSRLSVLLSALGMSIFLQNGLMLTQGVYDRPYPTELTQGGFEFGTVMLSYMQLFIVSLTAFLLVALNFLVFKTRIGKAMRSTAQDKIMSALVGINSNRIISLTFAIGAGLAAAAGIMVGLYYGSVRYDMGFVPGIKAFAAAVLGGIGNITGAMIGGFIIGMVEIFAAGYISGEYKDVFAFLILIGVLYFRPSGIMGENVDDTRV, from the coding sequence ATGGAATATTTTTTTCAACAACTCATCAACGGTATTACCCTCGGCAGTGTTTATGCATTGATCGCACTGGGCTATACCATGGTGTACGGCATTATCCAGCTCATTAACTTCGCCCATGGTGAGTTTTTTGCGGCTGGCGGTTATGTCGGTGTTATCTTCATGAGCTACCTGCTCGGGCAGGGTGCTCCAGCATGGGTATGCCTGTCCGGCTCGCTTATTCTGGCTATGGCTTATTGCGCTATGCTGGCCATGGCTGTCGAGAAAGTGGCCTATAAACCGCTGCGAAGCTCTTCAAGGCTTTCGGTGCTCCTTTCTGCTCTCGGTATGTCCATTTTCCTGCAGAATGGCCTGATGCTTACTCAGGGTGTATATGACAGACCTTATCCCACTGAATTGACACAGGGAGGATTTGAGTTTGGGACGGTTATGCTGTCCTACATGCAGCTTTTCATTGTCAGTCTGACCGCGTTTTTGCTGGTGGCACTTAACTTTTTGGTTTTCAAGACCCGTATCGGTAAAGCCATGCGCTCCACTGCTCAGGATAAAATTATGTCCGCACTGGTGGGGATCAACTCCAACCGCATCATCAGTCTGACCTTTGCCATCGGTGCCGGACTGGCCGCTGCAGCAGGGATTATGGTCGGTCTTTATTACGGATCGGTTCGGTACGACATGGGCTTTGTTCCGGGAATCAAAGCTTTTGCCGCAGCTGTTCTGGGCGGTATCGGTAATATTACCGGGGCTATGATCGGTGGGTTTATCATTGGTATGGTCGAAATTTTTGCCGCCGGTTATATTTCCGGTGAATACAAGGATGTCTTTGCATTTCTGATCCTTATCGGAGTGCTTTATTTCAGACCTTCAGGAATCATGGGAGAGAACGTTGACGATACCAGAGTTTAA